A single region of the Elizabethkingia sp. JS20170427COW genome encodes:
- the metE gene encoding 5-methyltetrahydropteroyltriglutamate--homocysteine S-methyltransferase, whose amino-acid sequence MQTHILGYPRIGSRREQKKANEQFWAGKITTQELLAVGENIRKENWKIQKEAGLDVVTCNDFSWYDQVLDMSLTLGAIPERYKTIAESKSELELYYAMARGFQKEGWDITAMEMTKWLDTNYHYLVPEFTKNQQFSFYSQRIIENFKEAKENNPGKNVKPAILGLVSYLLLGKEKENSFDRLDLASSILLIYEEILTELQAQGSEFIQWDEPCLCLDLSPKAKETYQKVYQYLREKFPKLQFILVTYFGGLKDNLPLAATLPIDILHIDLARNPEQLEEVLAALPKEKKLSLGLVDGRNIWKNNFEKSLAFINQAVEHLGVDRVWIATSCSLLHSPCDLDLETKLNPEIRQWLAFAKQKVTEVATLKKLALSSDLQNEDELKQNIATFKARETSLLIHDEAVKARLANITADDSKRKNNFAVRQKAQQELLKLPLFPTTTIGSFPQTSEVRKYRSQYKKNEITEEQYTEWLKNEIKESILWQEETYIDVLVHGEFERNDMVEYFGEQLKGFVFSQNGWVQSYGSRCVKPPIIFGDVSRPQPMTVFWSQYAQSLTSKWVKGMLTGPVTILQWSFVRDDQPRSTTCKQIALAIRDEVADLEKAGIKIIQIDEPAIREGLPLRKSAWQEYLEWAIEAFRISASLVEDSTQIHTHMCYSEFNDIIQNIADMDADVITIECSRSQMELLNAFSDFKYPNEIGPGVYDIHSPRIPSESEMIDLLKKACKVLPKEQLWINPDCGLKTRNWEETKKALLAMVATAKEARRIFADVKEVQFS is encoded by the coding sequence ATGCAAACGCACATTCTTGGCTACCCGCGTATTGGTAGCAGAAGAGAACAAAAGAAGGCTAATGAACAATTTTGGGCGGGTAAAATTACAACTCAAGAGTTACTAGCAGTAGGGGAAAACATTCGTAAAGAAAATTGGAAAATCCAAAAAGAAGCAGGCTTGGACGTAGTTACCTGTAATGATTTTTCATGGTACGATCAAGTTTTAGATATGTCCCTTACTTTAGGTGCTATCCCTGAAAGATACAAAACCATTGCAGAGAGCAAGTCCGAGCTAGAGTTGTATTATGCTATGGCCAGAGGTTTCCAAAAAGAGGGTTGGGATATTACCGCAATGGAAATGACAAAATGGTTGGACACCAACTATCATTATTTAGTTCCAGAATTTACTAAAAATCAGCAATTTTCATTCTACTCTCAAAGAATAATAGAAAACTTTAAGGAAGCAAAAGAAAATAATCCAGGGAAAAATGTAAAGCCTGCTATTTTAGGGCTTGTTTCTTACTTGCTACTAGGAAAGGAAAAAGAAAACAGTTTTGATAGATTGGATTTAGCTTCTTCTATCCTTCTTATTTATGAAGAAATTCTTACCGAATTACAAGCTCAGGGCTCTGAATTTATCCAGTGGGATGAACCTTGTCTGTGTTTGGATCTCTCCCCGAAAGCAAAAGAAACTTATCAGAAGGTATATCAATATTTAAGAGAGAAATTCCCGAAACTTCAGTTTATTTTGGTAACTTATTTTGGTGGATTAAAAGATAATTTACCGTTGGCAGCAACTTTACCTATAGACATCCTCCACATCGATTTGGCGAGAAATCCAGAACAACTAGAGGAAGTATTAGCGGCCTTACCTAAAGAGAAAAAGCTTTCGTTAGGGCTTGTAGATGGTAGAAATATTTGGAAAAATAATTTTGAAAAGAGCTTAGCCTTTATTAACCAAGCGGTAGAGCACTTAGGAGTAGATAGGGTGTGGATTGCCACCTCTTGTTCTCTACTTCACTCGCCTTGTGATTTAGATCTAGAGACAAAATTAAATCCTGAAATCAGGCAATGGCTAGCTTTTGCTAAGCAAAAAGTAACCGAAGTAGCAACCCTTAAGAAACTTGCCCTTTCTTCTGATTTGCAAAATGAAGACGAATTAAAACAGAATATAGCTACTTTTAAAGCCCGCGAAACATCATTGTTAATTCATGATGAAGCTGTAAAAGCAAGGTTGGCTAACATTACCGCAGACGATTCTAAAAGGAAAAATAACTTTGCAGTTAGGCAAAAAGCTCAACAAGAACTTCTGAAGCTTCCTTTATTTCCTACCACAACCATAGGCTCATTTCCTCAGACTTCAGAGGTTAGGAAATATCGCTCTCAGTATAAGAAAAATGAAATTACAGAAGAACAATACACCGAATGGTTGAAAAATGAAATAAAGGAGAGCATCCTTTGGCAGGAAGAAACCTATATCGATGTTTTGGTTCATGGAGAGTTTGAGAGAAATGATATGGTGGAATATTTCGGGGAACAGCTAAAAGGCTTTGTGTTCTCTCAAAATGGATGGGTGCAAAGTTATGGAAGCCGTTGCGTAAAACCTCCAATTATTTTTGGAGATGTCTCTCGCCCTCAGCCAATGACGGTGTTTTGGTCTCAGTATGCTCAGTCTTTAACCTCTAAATGGGTGAAAGGAATGCTCACAGGTCCTGTTACCATCTTACAATGGTCTTTTGTAAGAGACGACCAACCTCGCTCTACTACATGTAAGCAAATTGCCTTGGCGATAAGAGATGAGGTAGCAGATTTAGAGAAAGCAGGAATTAAAATCATTCAGATTGATGAGCCTGCAATTCGTGAAGGTCTTCCTCTTCGTAAATCGGCATGGCAAGAGTATTTGGAATGGGCGATTGAAGCCTTTAGAATTTCGGCTTCTCTAGTAGAAGATTCTACCCAAATCCATACCCATATGTGTTATTCTGAATTCAACGATATTATCCAGAACATTGCAGATATGGATGCGGATGTTATTACGATAGAATGTTCTCGCTCTCAAATGGAATTATTAAATGCATTTTCAGATTTTAAATACCCGAATGAAATAGGACCAGGAGTGTACGATATCCATTCTCCAAGAATTCCTTCAGAAAGTGAAATGATAGATTTGCTAAAAAAAGCATGCAAAGTACTTCCTAAAGAACAACTGTGGATTAACCCAGATTGTGGACTTAAAACAAGAAACTGGGAGGAAACCAAAAAAGCTTTATTAGCGATGGTTGCCACTGCTAAAGAAGCAAGACGTATATTTGCAGATGTAAAAGAAGTGCAATTTTCCTAA
- a CDS encoding acyl-CoA thioesterase, with the protein MTIEEKIKNSETRIFKAVFPNTTNHYDTLFGGTAMQMMDEVAFITATRFSRQKVVTVSSERIDFKKPIPGGTIVELIGKVLHLGNKSMKVGVEIYVEQMYSDKREKAISGEFTFVAVDENKQPIAINRD; encoded by the coding sequence ATGACAATAGAAGAAAAAATCAAAAACTCAGAAACAAGAATTTTTAAAGCTGTATTTCCCAATACAACCAATCATTACGACACTCTTTTTGGGGGGACAGCAATGCAGATGATGGATGAGGTAGCCTTTATTACAGCAACTAGATTTAGTCGCCAGAAGGTAGTTACCGTAAGCAGTGAGAGGATAGATTTTAAAAAGCCAATTCCTGGAGGCACCATTGTAGAGCTTATAGGAAAAGTACTTCATTTAGGGAATAAAAGTATGAAGGTAGGAGTAGAAATCTATGTGGAACAAATGTATAGTGATAAACGCGAAAAAGCTATTTCAGGAGAATTTACCTTTGTGGCGGTAGATGAAAACAAACAACCTATCGCAATTAATAGAGATTAA
- a CDS encoding Gfo/Idh/MocA family oxidoreductase: MQMINVGLCAYGMSGKYFHAPFIQEHPGFHLSAVVERHRQESKEKYPQTTIYTSVEQILEDAHIDLVVINTPIQTHLEYTKKALEAGKHVVVEKPFTVTAQQAEDLVQLAEQKNLTLSVYQNRRFDRDFLQVKEIINQGVLGKIKEVEIRFDRFRPQPGSKQHKEDVTLPGAGALHDLGAHLIDQMTQLFGKPEEIFADVFSMKGSQYANDYFEILAYYSSSLRVRVKSSVFAKEDYYAYKIFGDKGCFLQERSDSQEEELVAGNTPVFNKEWLKKTIQNDGLLHITNLEGKEVREEVTSKPTDYMYYYEDLYNHLVLGEAAPSPGKEIVLNMEIIDAVLASNTEGRKIKL; this comes from the coding sequence ATGCAAATGATTAATGTGGGGCTGTGTGCCTATGGGATGAGTGGAAAATATTTTCACGCACCTTTTATCCAAGAACATCCAGGATTTCATCTTTCAGCAGTAGTAGAGAGACATCGCCAGGAATCTAAGGAGAAATACCCTCAAACAACAATTTATACATCGGTAGAGCAGATACTTGAGGATGCTCATATAGATCTGGTGGTGATCAACACTCCAATTCAAACTCATTTGGAGTACACCAAGAAAGCTTTAGAAGCAGGAAAACATGTAGTGGTAGAAAAGCCTTTTACAGTAACAGCTCAGCAAGCTGAGGACTTGGTACAGTTGGCGGAGCAGAAAAACCTTACTTTAAGTGTTTATCAGAATAGAAGATTTGATAGGGATTTTCTTCAAGTAAAAGAAATCATTAACCAAGGCGTTTTAGGAAAAATCAAAGAAGTGGAAATCCGATTTGATAGATTTAGACCACAACCCGGAAGTAAACAGCATAAAGAGGATGTTACCCTTCCTGGGGCAGGAGCTTTGCACGATTTAGGAGCTCACTTAATCGATCAGATGACACAACTTTTCGGCAAGCCAGAAGAAATCTTTGCAGATGTTTTTTCAATGAAAGGTTCTCAGTATGCCAATGATTATTTTGAAATATTGGCTTACTATTCTTCATCTTTAAGGGTGAGGGTTAAATCCTCAGTTTTTGCCAAAGAAGATTATTATGCGTATAAAATTTTTGGCGATAAAGGCTGTTTCTTACAAGAAAGAAGCGATAGCCAAGAAGAAGAATTGGTAGCTGGAAATACTCCTGTATTTAACAAAGAATGGCTAAAAAAGACTATTCAAAATGATGGTTTACTGCATATCACCAATCTGGAAGGGAAAGAAGTAAGAGAAGAGGTGACGAGTAAGCCTACCGATTACATGTATTACTATGAAGACTTGTACAATCATTTGGTTTTGGGAGAAGCTGCGCCTTCCCCAGGAAAGGAAATTGTACTGAACATGGAAATTATAGATGCGGTACTGGCAAGCAATACCGAGGGAAGAAAAATAAAATTATAA
- the pruA gene encoding L-glutamate gamma-semialdehyde dehydrogenase, whose translation MSKAISQVPFAQNEPVNSYAPGSAEVKSLIDTYKKMYADSIDIPMVIGGKEVRTDNKVAIHPPHDHQHTVGTFHYGDMSHVEAAINAALAAKKQWNELGWEQRAAIFLKAADLIAGPYRDRINAATMIGQSKNVHQAEIDSACELIDFLRFNVEFMTEIYSEQPISDAGVWNRSEYRPLEGFCFAVTPFNFTAISANLPSCMAMMGNVVVWKPSDKQAYSAQVIMEVFKEAGLPDGVINMIFTDGAETAAKVLAHPEFAGLHFTGSTKVFQGMWKMIGDNIHNYRSYPRIVGETGGKDFVIAHPSADTQAVATALVRGAYEYQGQKCSAASRAYIPQSIWAEVKAAMEEQIATIKVGSVEDPSNFVNAVIDRNSFEKCKGYIDRAQAASDAQVVIGGKCDDSVGYFVYPTVIETTNPHYESIEQEIFGPILTVYVYEDSQWAETLELVDATSPYALTGSVFSQDRYAINEAYKALENAAGNFYINDKPTGAVVGQQPFGGSRASGTNDKAGSKMNLLRWVSARSVKETFVPAKDYKYPYLG comes from the coding sequence ATGTCAAAAGCAATTTCACAGGTGCCATTTGCACAAAACGAGCCTGTTAACTCATATGCTCCGGGATCAGCGGAAGTAAAAAGCCTTATCGATACTTACAAAAAAATGTATGCGGATTCTATAGATATCCCTATGGTAATTGGAGGTAAAGAGGTAAGAACTGATAATAAAGTTGCCATCCACCCTCCACATGACCACCAACACACGGTGGGTACTTTCCATTACGGAGATATGTCTCATGTAGAGGCTGCTATCAACGCTGCTTTGGCTGCTAAAAAACAATGGAATGAACTAGGATGGGAACAAAGAGCTGCAATCTTCTTAAAAGCTGCAGATCTTATTGCCGGTCCTTATAGAGATAGAATTAACGCTGCTACCATGATTGGTCAGTCTAAAAACGTACACCAAGCTGAAATTGATTCAGCATGTGAGTTGATTGACTTCTTGCGTTTTAACGTAGAATTCATGACTGAAATTTACTCTGAGCAACCTATTTCAGATGCTGGAGTTTGGAACCGTTCAGAATATAGACCTTTAGAAGGTTTCTGTTTTGCAGTAACTCCATTCAACTTTACTGCTATTTCTGCTAACCTTCCTTCATGTATGGCAATGATGGGTAACGTAGTAGTTTGGAAACCTTCAGACAAACAAGCTTACTCTGCTCAAGTAATTATGGAAGTTTTCAAAGAAGCAGGTTTACCAGATGGGGTTATCAACATGATCTTTACCGATGGAGCAGAAACTGCTGCTAAAGTATTGGCTCACCCAGAATTTGCAGGACTTCACTTTACAGGATCTACAAAAGTTTTCCAAGGAATGTGGAAAATGATTGGTGATAACATCCACAACTACAGATCTTATCCAAGAATTGTAGGAGAAACAGGAGGTAAAGATTTCGTTATCGCTCACCCTTCAGCGGATACTCAAGCTGTTGCTACCGCTTTGGTAAGAGGTGCTTACGAATACCAAGGTCAGAAATGTTCTGCAGCTTCTAGAGCTTACATCCCCCAATCTATCTGGGCAGAAGTAAAAGCAGCTATGGAGGAACAAATCGCTACTATTAAAGTAGGTTCTGTAGAAGATCCATCTAACTTTGTAAATGCGGTAATCGACAGAAATTCTTTTGAAAAATGCAAAGGATATATCGATAGAGCACAAGCTGCTAGCGATGCTCAAGTAGTAATTGGTGGTAAGTGTGATGATAGCGTAGGTTACTTTGTTTACCCAACTGTTATCGAAACAACTAACCCTCATTACGAATCTATCGAGCAAGAAATCTTTGGACCTATCTTAACTGTTTATGTATATGAAGATAGCCAATGGGCTGAAACTTTAGAGTTAGTAGATGCTACTTCTCCATATGCACTTACAGGTTCTGTATTCTCTCAAGATAGATATGCAATTAACGAAGCTTACAAAGCATTAGAAAATGCAGCAGGTAACTTCTATATCAATGATAAACCAACAGGAGCTGTAGTAGGTCAACAACCTTTCGGAGGTTCTAGAGCTTCAGGTACAAACGATAAAGCAGGTTCTAAAATGAACTTACTTCGTTGGGTATCCGCAAGAAGTGTTAAAGAAACCTTTGTTCCAGCTAAAGATTATAAATACCCTTATTTAGGTTAA
- a CDS encoding thioredoxin family protein, producing the protein MKKLISSAMLFMAACAFGQGINFEEAPFSQLLDKAKKENKLIFLDAYASWCGPCKLMAKNVFPLESVGKHYNSKFINTKIDMEKGEGVELAKKYEVKAYPTYLFINGDGKVVHRVLGYVPENEFIQFAKDAEDPNRNLFALIDRYKAGEKEPEFLKNLAMLTVYSDPQLSSEVVAKYFDEKKDAAFDNIDVQLLISGIKDTSSPSYKIFKEKKDVIIKAGITEEQYDNIDTSIKTKEVFVKNTNKETGAVDEAKLAVDLNNLLGKEKGERALKSYLANKAYKEKDYAKYAKLTMENNKEYIQLPAPVLNSLAWNFFEKVEDKNALKTAILWAQESVKKSEGYANTDTLANLYLKVGDKKNAKIWATKSIELGKAAGEDVTETENLLKKIK; encoded by the coding sequence ATGAAAAAGCTAATTTCAAGTGCAATGTTGTTTATGGCAGCATGTGCTTTTGGACAAGGAATTAATTTTGAAGAAGCTCCTTTCTCTCAACTCTTAGATAAAGCTAAAAAAGAAAACAAACTCATCTTTTTGGATGCCTATGCAAGCTGGTGTGGGCCATGTAAGCTAATGGCTAAAAACGTATTCCCTCTAGAATCTGTAGGAAAACACTACAACAGCAAGTTTATTAATACCAAGATCGATATGGAAAAAGGAGAGGGGGTAGAACTAGCGAAGAAATATGAGGTAAAAGCTTATCCTACTTACTTGTTCATCAACGGGGATGGAAAAGTTGTACATAGGGTTTTAGGCTATGTTCCGGAAAACGAATTTATCCAATTTGCAAAAGATGCAGAAGATCCTAATAGAAACCTATTTGCATTAATAGATCGATATAAAGCAGGTGAAAAAGAACCTGAATTTTTAAAGAATTTAGCAATGTTAACGGTTTACTCAGATCCTCAATTATCTTCTGAAGTGGTGGCGAAATATTTCGATGAGAAAAAAGACGCCGCTTTTGATAATATTGATGTTCAGTTATTAATTTCTGGAATTAAAGATACTTCTAGCCCAAGCTATAAAATCTTTAAAGAAAAGAAAGATGTGATTATAAAAGCAGGGATTACTGAAGAGCAATATGACAATATTGATACAAGCATCAAAACTAAAGAAGTTTTTGTAAAAAACACCAATAAAGAGACTGGCGCAGTAGATGAAGCTAAACTTGCTGTTGATTTAAACAATTTATTGGGTAAAGAAAAAGGAGAAAGAGCTTTAAAATCTTACCTGGCTAATAAAGCATATAAAGAAAAAGACTATGCGAAATATGCCAAATTAACAATGGAAAACAATAAAGAGTACATTCAGTTACCGGCTCCTGTGTTGAATTCTTTAGCTTGGAATTTCTTTGAAAAAGTAGAGGATAAAAATGCACTTAAAACAGCCATCCTTTGGGCTCAGGAATCGGTGAAAAAATCAGAAGGCTATGCCAATACCGATACTTTAGCAAATTTATATCTGAAAGTGGGAGATAAGAAGAATGCGAAAATATGGGCAACCAAATCTATAGAATTAGGAAAAGCTGCTGGCGAAGATGTAACCGAAACCGAAAATTTATTAAAGAAAATTAAATAA
- the purB gene encoding adenylosuccinate lyase — MNTYKNPLEERYSSAEMLFNFSPDNKFQNWRKLWIALAEIEKDLGLDITEEQIAELKANATNIDYTVAAAYEKKFRHDVMAHVHTYGDVAPSAKGIIHLGATSAFVGDNTDLIQMRDGLLLIRKQMVNVIKGLSDFALKYKDLPTLGFTHFQPAQLTTVGKRATLWLQSLILDFEELEFFIETLRFRGVKGTTGTAASFLELFDGDYDKVKTLDRELSKRFGFEKVFGVSGQTYDRKIDAKVVALLSNIAQSAHKFTNDLRLLQNLKEVEEPFEKNQIGSSAMAYKRNPMRSERIGALAKFVMSLSSSSAMVAATQWFERTLDDSANKRLSIPQAFLAVDAILLIWNNILNGIVVYENRINKHIAEELPFMATEYIIMEEVKAGGDRQEIHEIIRQHSMEASKKVKVEGKENDLIERIMNDDRLRLDKTKLAEVLDPKNFIGFSPIQTLEFVQNEAQPILEKYAQLIGLESDLKV; from the coding sequence ATGAATACCTACAAAAACCCACTGGAAGAACGTTATTCGAGTGCGGAGATGTTGTTTAATTTCTCCCCGGACAACAAATTTCAGAACTGGCGAAAACTTTGGATTGCTTTAGCTGAAATCGAAAAAGATTTAGGCTTAGACATTACCGAAGAACAGATTGCCGAACTTAAAGCAAACGCAACAAATATCGATTATACAGTTGCAGCTGCTTACGAAAAAAAATTCCGACATGATGTAATGGCTCACGTTCATACATATGGTGATGTAGCACCTTCCGCAAAAGGAATTATTCACTTGGGAGCTACTTCAGCCTTCGTTGGAGATAACACCGATCTTATTCAGATGAGAGACGGCCTATTGTTGATTCGTAAACAAATGGTAAACGTAATCAAAGGCCTTTCTGATTTTGCATTAAAATATAAAGACTTACCTACTTTAGGATTTACCCATTTTCAACCTGCTCAGCTTACCACAGTTGGGAAAAGAGCAACACTTTGGTTGCAGAGTTTAATTCTTGATTTTGAAGAGCTAGAATTTTTTATCGAGACACTTCGTTTCCGTGGAGTAAAAGGGACTACAGGTACTGCTGCTAGTTTCTTAGAGCTTTTTGATGGAGATTATGATAAAGTAAAAACTTTGGATAGAGAACTTTCAAAAAGATTTGGTTTTGAGAAAGTTTTTGGAGTTTCAGGACAAACTTACGACAGAAAAATAGATGCAAAAGTGGTGGCATTGCTTTCCAATATTGCACAATCTGCTCATAAGTTTACTAATGACCTAAGATTACTTCAGAATTTAAAAGAAGTAGAAGAACCATTTGAGAAAAACCAAATTGGCTCTTCAGCAATGGCCTACAAACGTAACCCAATGCGCTCCGAAAGAATAGGAGCTTTGGCTAAATTTGTAATGTCACTTAGCAGTAGTTCAGCAATGGTAGCAGCAACCCAATGGTTCGAGAGAACTTTGGATGACTCTGCCAACAAACGTCTATCCATCCCGCAAGCTTTCTTGGCAGTAGATGCTATTTTATTGATTTGGAACAACATCCTAAACGGAATTGTGGTTTACGAAAACCGTATCAACAAGCATATTGCAGAGGAACTTCCTTTCATGGCTACCGAATATATTATTATGGAAGAGGTGAAAGCTGGAGGAGACAGGCAGGAAATTCATGAAATCATCCGTCAACATTCTATGGAAGCTTCTAAGAAAGTGAAAGTAGAAGGTAAGGAGAACGATTTGATAGAGAGAATTATGAATGACGATAGGTTAAGATTGGATAAAACAAAACTTGCAGAAGTTTTAGATCCTAAAAACTTCATCGGCTTCTCGCCAATACAAACCTTAGAATTTGTTCAGAACGAAGCTCAGCCTATTTTAGAAAAATATGCTCAGCTTATCGGCTTAGAATCTGACCTTAAGGTTTAG